A part of Pectinatus sottacetonis genomic DNA contains:
- the argJ gene encoding bifunctional glutamate N-acetyltransferase/amino-acid acetyltransferase ArgJ: MIKENKSGVTFPKGFKAAGVKAGIKKSGNPDLAVIISETDAVAAGTFTQNKVAAAPVYVSKKVISTGTATAIVTNSGCANACTGQQGLNDANKTTQIAARELNINPNDVIVASTGVIGVTLPMEKIESGIKNAVAALSSTGSESAANAIITTDTYIKSLTTTIEINGKEVRIGAIAKGAGMIQPNMATMLCFITTDANIDQVRLQLALSSIVEKSFNMISVDGDMSTNDMVVILANGQAGNDKIIKNDENFQLFYNALSELCTQMAQKVAADGEGATKFITINIHNAKNFKEAKKAGMSVANSPLVKTAFFGEDPNWGRVLCAVGYSGVDIDPDKTTVKFGNILIYANGTGIQFDKEKLHKVMSEHDITIDIDINMGKTNATVWSCDLSYEYVKINGEYHT; the protein is encoded by the coding sequence ATGATAAAAGAAAATAAATCCGGCGTAACTTTTCCTAAAGGATTTAAAGCAGCTGGCGTAAAAGCTGGCATAAAAAAAAGTGGCAATCCTGACCTGGCTGTCATTATAAGTGAAACAGATGCTGTTGCTGCCGGCACTTTCACGCAAAATAAAGTTGCTGCTGCTCCTGTATATGTTTCCAAAAAAGTTATCAGCACCGGTACAGCAACTGCCATAGTGACAAATTCCGGCTGTGCTAATGCCTGCACCGGACAACAGGGTCTTAATGATGCCAATAAAACTACACAAATAGCTGCCCGGGAATTGAATATTAACCCAAATGATGTTATTGTTGCTTCGACCGGCGTTATCGGTGTCACTCTACCCATGGAAAAAATAGAATCCGGTATAAAAAATGCCGTAGCTGCTCTAAGCTCCACTGGCAGTGAAAGTGCTGCCAATGCTATTATAACAACAGATACCTATATAAAATCTCTGACTACTACGATAGAAATAAATGGTAAGGAAGTTCGCATCGGTGCCATAGCCAAAGGAGCTGGAATGATTCAGCCCAATATGGCCACTATGCTTTGTTTCATTACCACCGATGCCAATATAGACCAAGTTCGCCTGCAACTGGCTCTGTCAAGCATCGTAGAAAAATCTTTTAATATGATCTCCGTAGATGGTGATATGAGTACCAATGATATGGTCGTAATTTTAGCTAATGGACAGGCCGGCAATGACAAGATCATCAAAAATGATGAAAACTTTCAACTATTTTATAACGCTTTATCCGAATTATGTACCCAAATGGCACAAAAAGTCGCTGCTGATGGCGAGGGAGCGACAAAATTTATTACAATAAATATCCATAATGCCAAAAATTTTAAAGAAGCTAAAAAAGCCGGTATGTCTGTTGCCAATTCACCTCTAGTAAAAACAGCTTTTTTTGGTGAAGATCCAAACTGGGGCCGTGTTCTTTGTGCCGTAGGCTATTCTGGTGTAGATATTGACCCCGATAAAACAACTGTAAAATTTGGCAATATTCTTATATATGCCAATGGCACTGGAATTCAATTTGATAAAGAGAAGCTTCACAAAGTAATGTCTGAGCATGATATTACTATAGATATTGACATTAATATGGGCAAAACTAATGCTACAGTATGGTCTTGTGACCTATCTTATGAATATGTAAAAATAAATGGTGAATATCATACCTGA
- the argB gene encoding acetylglutamate kinase, whose protein sequence is MKFSAEVKASILVDALPYIQNFYGETIIIKYGGNAMINDDLKNKVMHDIVLMKYVGIRPIIIHGGGPDITNYLKKIGKTSKFINGLRVTDRETAEIAEMVLVGKINSEIVSRLNSLNLKAVGLSGKDANLITASQKHTSVKNKNGTIEKIDIGFVGEVKTINTTLLNDLLDRDYVPVIAPIGVGADNASYNINADYVAAEVAGAMRAKKLLLLTDIEGIYRDYTDKNTFISTLNKSEAQKMINNGCINGGMIPKVEACLRALDKGAQKTSIIDGRQAHSLILELFTSQGIGTEVVNAN, encoded by the coding sequence TTGAAATTTTCCGCTGAAGTCAAGGCTTCTATTTTAGTAGATGCATTACCTTATATCCAGAATTTTTACGGAGAAACTATTATTATAAAATATGGCGGCAACGCTATGATAAATGATGATCTGAAAAACAAGGTAATGCATGACATCGTACTTATGAAATATGTTGGTATAAGACCAATAATAATTCATGGTGGCGGTCCTGATATAACAAATTATCTAAAAAAAATTGGTAAAACATCAAAGTTTATCAACGGACTGCGCGTTACCGACAGGGAAACTGCCGAAATAGCCGAAATGGTTCTTGTCGGCAAAATAAACTCCGAGATTGTCAGCCGCTTAAACAGTCTCAATCTAAAAGCCGTAGGATTAAGCGGTAAAGATGCCAATCTCATTACAGCTTCCCAAAAACACACTTCAGTAAAAAATAAAAATGGCACCATTGAAAAAATAGACATAGGTTTTGTAGGTGAAGTCAAAACCATCAATACTACTTTATTAAATGACCTGCTCGATAGGGATTATGTCCCTGTCATAGCACCAATTGGTGTAGGTGCAGACAATGCAAGCTATAACATAAATGCCGATTATGTAGCTGCCGAAGTAGCTGGAGCAATGCGGGCCAAAAAACTGCTTTTGTTAACAGATATAGAAGGCATATATCGCGATTATACTGATAAGAATACTTTTATCTCTACTTTAAATAAGAGTGAAGCCCAAAAAATGATTAACAATGGCTGTATAAACGGCGGTATGATTCCAAAAGTAGAAGCTTGTCTTCGTGCTTTGGACAAGGGTGCGCAAAAAACCAGCATCATTGATGGAAGACAGGCCCACTCACTGATTTTAGAACTATTTACTTCCCAAGGTATTGGGACAGAAGTAGTAAATGCAAATTAA
- a CDS encoding aspartate aminotransferase family protein, whose amino-acid sequence MIDADIFAKDQKYYLPVFDRYKIVLDHGDGPYVYDINGKKYLDFLAGIAVNVLGHNYPPLVMAIRNQAGKMIHCSNLYYTQPQVEAASRLSHLSKMNKVFFGNSGAEANEGAIKLARKYAHMTDKDKSLIICANHSFHGRTIATLTATGQPKYHQGFGPLPDGFVHVDYNNISQLETIINDKTCAVMLEAIQGEGGIHVPDKDYLQKVRALCNKYNVLLIFDEIQCGMGRTGTFFAFEQFGIKADIVTLAKGLAGGVPIGAFITNDKIARAFHPGDHGTTFGGNPLACAAANVVLDAMENGGLMENAANMGKYLIERLQTLKEKYPSLIKQVRGKGLMVGAELNKPGKKIVDECLEKNVIINCTAGNVLRFVPPLIIKKQHIDSLILVLDKVLAEHV is encoded by the coding sequence ATGATAGATGCCGATATTTTTGCCAAAGACCAAAAATACTATTTACCAGTTTTTGATCGTTACAAAATAGTATTGGATCATGGAGATGGTCCTTATGTATATGATATCAATGGGAAAAAATACCTCGATTTTCTGGCAGGAATTGCCGTTAATGTACTAGGACATAATTATCCACCCTTAGTAATGGCAATTAGAAATCAAGCTGGGAAAATGATACATTGTTCTAATCTTTATTACACTCAACCACAGGTAGAAGCTGCTAGCCGATTAAGTCATTTAAGTAAAATGAATAAAGTATTTTTTGGCAACTCTGGAGCTGAAGCCAATGAAGGTGCTATAAAATTAGCCAGGAAATACGCCCATATGACCGATAAGGACAAGTCTTTAATAATTTGCGCTAATCACAGCTTTCATGGCCGTACAATAGCTACACTTACTGCTACTGGACAGCCTAAGTATCATCAAGGCTTTGGACCTTTGCCCGATGGTTTTGTCCATGTTGATTATAATAATATTTCCCAGCTGGAAACTATTATAAATGACAAAACATGCGCCGTTATGCTGGAAGCTATTCAGGGAGAGGGAGGCATCCATGTTCCTGACAAAGACTATTTACAAAAAGTCCGTGCTTTGTGCAACAAATACAATGTTTTACTCATTTTTGACGAAATACAATGTGGGATGGGACGAACCGGAACATTCTTTGCTTTTGAACAATTTGGTATTAAAGCTGATATAGTCACTCTTGCCAAAGGTCTTGCCGGTGGAGTCCCCATCGGTGCTTTCATTACCAATGATAAAATTGCCCGAGCCTTTCATCCCGGCGACCACGGAACAACATTCGGCGGCAATCCATTAGCCTGTGCTGCTGCCAATGTAGTTCTCGATGCCATGGAGAATGGTGGATTAATGGAAAATGCTGCCAATATGGGTAAATACCTGATCGAAAGATTGCAAACATTAAAAGAAAAATATCCTTCATTAATCAAACAAGTACGGGGAAAAGGCCTAATGGTAGGTGCCGAATTAAACAAACCCGGTAAAAAAATTGTCGATGAGTGTCTGGAAAAAAATGTTATAATAAATTGTACCGCAGGCAATGTTTTACGGTTTGTTCCTCCTCTCATAATAAAAAAACAACATATTGACAGTCTTATTTTAGTACTTGATAAAGTTTTAGCTGAACATGTATAA
- the argH gene encoding argininosuccinate lyase gives MAEQLWGGRFTKSTDEMINEFQASIHFDKRMYHEDIAGSIAHAEMLSQCNIISAEDCKKITTGLKNILQEIENGTFSFSTDLEDIHMNIEKRLTENIGEAGGRLHTARSRNDQVALDTHMYVRRETTAVEKLILNLQQAFVETAKKYSDVIMPGYTHLQRAQPILFSHHMLAYFSMLSRDFSRFKGVYERCDIMPLGAGALAGTTFPINRKIVADKLNFADIYSNSLDAVSDRDYVMEFLSAASILMVHLSRISEEITLWCSREFSFIELDDAHCTGSSMMPQKKNPDVSELVRGKTGRVIGHLMAILTTVKGLPLAYNKDLQEDKEGLFDTIDTIKFSLAVYTQLLRGMTVKKAVMLKAVQEDFSNATDLADYLVKKGMPFRQAHSVAGKAVHYCIKNKKWLEDLSIDEFKKLSKLFDTDIHAAINPENCVKNRNSYGGTSYEQVENQLNIARELMDKEQQLLDSYNQKQIII, from the coding sequence ATGGCAGAACAATTATGGGGCGGTAGATTTACAAAATCTACTGATGAAATGATAAATGAATTTCAAGCTTCTATCCATTTTGACAAGCGAATGTATCATGAAGATATTGCTGGCAGCATTGCCCATGCAGAAATGCTTTCTCAATGCAATATCATCTCCGCTGAGGACTGCAAAAAAATAACCACCGGTTTAAAGAACATTTTACAAGAAATTGAAAATGGTACATTTTCTTTCTCTACTGATCTTGAAGATATACATATGAATATTGAAAAACGTCTTACTGAAAATATTGGTGAAGCAGGTGGCCGCTTACATACAGCCAGAAGCCGTAATGATCAGGTAGCACTTGACACCCATATGTATGTAAGACGAGAAACAACAGCAGTCGAAAAACTTATTCTAAATTTACAACAAGCTTTTGTTGAAACAGCAAAAAAATACAGCGATGTCATTATGCCTGGTTATACGCACCTACAGCGTGCTCAGCCGATTTTATTTTCCCATCATATGTTGGCTTACTTTTCTATGTTATCACGTGATTTTTCCCGTTTTAAAGGTGTATACGAACGTTGTGATATCATGCCGCTTGGTGCTGGAGCTCTTGCTGGTACCACCTTTCCAATAAACAGGAAAATTGTTGCCGACAAATTAAACTTTGCTGACATATACTCCAATAGTCTTGACGCTGTGAGCGACAGAGATTATGTAATGGAATTTTTATCTGCCGCTTCTATATTAATGGTACATTTAAGCCGTATCAGTGAAGAAATAACCTTATGGTGCTCACGTGAATTTTCCTTCATTGAACTTGATGATGCCCATTGCACAGGTTCAAGCATGATGCCTCAGAAAAAAAATCCTGATGTATCAGAACTAGTCCGTGGTAAAACCGGCCGGGTAATAGGCCATCTTATGGCAATACTTACAACAGTAAAAGGATTGCCGCTTGCCTATAATAAAGATCTGCAGGAAGATAAGGAAGGCCTGTTTGATACCATTGATACGATAAAATTCAGTCTGGCTGTATATACCCAGCTTCTTCGCGGCATGACTGTAAAAAAAGCTGTTATGCTAAAGGCTGTCCAGGAAGATTTTTCCAACGCTACAGATCTTGCTGATTATCTAGTCAAAAAAGGCATGCCTTTCCGTCAGGCTCACTCTGTTGCTGGCAAGGCAGTACATTACTGCATAAAAAACAAGAAATGGCTGGAAGACTTATCTATAGATGAATTCAAAAAGCTTTCCAAACTATTTGACACTGATATTCACGCTGCTATCAACCCTGAAAACTGCGTAAAAAACCGCAATTCATACGGTGGTACTTCCTATGAACAAGTAGAAAACCAGCTTAACATTGCCAGAGAATTAATGGATAAAGAACAACAGCTGCTTGATAGCTATAACCAGAAACAAATAATCATTTGA
- the argF gene encoding ornithine carbamoyltransferase yields the protein MLSCKDLLSIHDLTTDEVNEILSLAQELKTMQKAGIEHHILEGKTLGMIFEKSSTRTRVSFETGMYQLGGQALFLSNRDLQIGRGEPIKDTARVLSRYLDGIMIRTFAHDKVEEFAHYADIPVINALTDLLHPCQALTDLLTIKEHKGQNLKGLKMTYIGDGNNMAHSLMYACAKTGINFVAATPKNYEPDTDVLVNAKADAAETGATITVTNDITAAAKDADILYTDVWASMGQEAEHTARTKIFQGYQINDAILKLADKRAMVLHCLPAHRGEEITDSVLEKHAEEIFDEAENRLHTQKAIMALLMGDIYHH from the coding sequence ATGCTTTCATGTAAAGATTTATTATCGATACATGATTTGACGACCGATGAAGTGAACGAAATATTGAGTCTGGCGCAGGAATTAAAAACCATGCAAAAAGCTGGTATTGAACATCATATACTAGAAGGTAAGACCTTGGGCATGATCTTTGAAAAATCCTCCACCCGTACTCGTGTTTCTTTTGAAACTGGAATGTACCAATTAGGTGGGCAGGCTCTTTTTCTCTCCAACCGAGATCTGCAGATCGGCCGCGGCGAACCCATAAAAGATACAGCCAGAGTATTGTCACGCTATCTTGATGGAATTATGATCCGTACTTTTGCCCATGATAAAGTAGAAGAATTTGCCCATTATGCTGATATTCCTGTTATAAATGCCTTAACAGATCTACTTCATCCCTGCCAAGCCCTTACTGATTTACTTACTATAAAAGAACATAAAGGACAAAATTTAAAAGGACTAAAAATGACTTATATCGGGGATGGAAACAACATGGCCCATTCCCTGATGTATGCCTGTGCCAAAACAGGAATAAATTTTGTTGCTGCCACACCAAAAAATTATGAGCCAGATACTGATGTGCTGGTAAATGCCAAGGCAGATGCTGCCGAAACAGGTGCCACAATCACTGTTACCAACGATATAACAGCAGCTGCCAAAGATGCTGATATTTTATATACTGATGTCTGGGCAAGCATGGGGCAGGAAGCAGAACATACTGCCCGTACTAAAATTTTCCAGGGCTACCAAATAAATGATGCCATCTTAAAACTTGCTGATAAACGGGCTATGGTCCTTCATTGTCTGCCTGCCCATCGCGGTGAAGAAATAACAGATTCTGTTCTGGAAAAACATGCTGAAGAAATATTTGACGAAGCCGAAAACCGTCTTCATACTCAAAAAGCCATTATGGCTCTTTTAATGGGTGACATATATCATCATTAA
- a CDS encoding 2-oxoacid:acceptor oxidoreductase subunit alpha, translating to MYNILIGGAAGQGIDTTAAILEKLFKVSGYNVFSVKDFMSRVRGGHNFSLIRFGAEAVYSYSNILDGIVALDDTTVELHKEQLKDEGFILCDSKLITTDERAIKIDMKEMAKKIGNPRVAGSISIGAVLKLFNESLDNARKILPQFIKKEYIAMNVEAMEDGYEFVSARFPRITGTYADHMLISGTNAVAMGAIAAGVKFYSAYPMSPSTGIMESIAAKADEAQIVVEQAEDEIAAVNMAIGASYAGVCAMTGTSGGGFSLMVEALGFAGIAEIPLVVIDVQRPGPATGLPTRTEQSDLDFVRSASQGEFPRMVIALRHINDAFYQTMRAFDIAERYQLPVILLSDQYLGDSLATAVPFECSKIKVARPLSDYTGKYLRYKYTENGISPRLIPGKSDQVVIVDSDEHDESGHITEAADVRTKMVNKRMRKLTGLCEELQEPDFIGDEGFDTLLIGWGSVWGALKEAVNTLSKKNKKKYAALVFGDIFPLPQKLLKEKAAKAKFIINVEQNATGQLGKLIREETQIRFSDSILKYDGRQISGEEIVQRVMGGR from the coding sequence ATGTATAATATATTAATTGGCGGAGCAGCAGGACAGGGTATAGATACAACAGCGGCAATTTTAGAAAAATTATTTAAAGTATCAGGATATAATGTTTTTAGTGTAAAAGATTTTATGTCACGTGTGCGCGGTGGTCATAATTTTTCTTTGATAAGATTCGGTGCTGAAGCGGTTTATTCATATAGTAATATTTTGGATGGAATAGTTGCTCTTGATGATACTACAGTAGAACTGCATAAAGAACAGTTAAAAGATGAAGGCTTTATTCTTTGTGATTCTAAACTAATTACTACAGATGAGCGGGCCATAAAAATAGATATGAAGGAAATGGCAAAAAAAATAGGTAATCCAAGAGTTGCAGGTAGTATATCCATTGGTGCTGTTTTAAAACTGTTCAATGAATCGTTGGATAATGCTAGAAAAATTTTACCGCAGTTTATAAAAAAAGAATATATTGCTATGAATGTAGAAGCGATGGAAGATGGTTATGAATTTGTCTCAGCTAGATTTCCCCGTATCACAGGAACTTATGCAGATCATATGCTTATTTCAGGAACTAATGCTGTTGCTATGGGAGCCATTGCTGCCGGAGTCAAATTTTATTCAGCTTATCCAATGTCACCTTCAACAGGAATAATGGAATCGATAGCAGCTAAAGCAGATGAAGCGCAGATAGTTGTTGAACAGGCGGAAGATGAAATAGCGGCAGTGAATATGGCTATAGGAGCTTCCTATGCTGGGGTGTGTGCTATGACTGGTACATCTGGTGGGGGATTTTCTCTGATGGTTGAAGCACTGGGATTCGCAGGAATTGCAGAAATTCCTTTAGTGGTGATCGATGTACAGCGGCCGGGGCCAGCTACAGGATTACCAACTCGTACTGAACAGTCAGATCTTGATTTTGTTCGTTCTGCTTCGCAAGGAGAATTTCCCAGGATGGTAATAGCTCTGCGTCACATAAATGATGCTTTTTATCAAACAATGCGGGCATTTGATATAGCTGAAAGATATCAGCTGCCGGTTATATTATTAAGTGATCAGTATCTGGGGGATTCATTGGCTACTGCAGTTCCTTTTGAGTGCAGTAAGATAAAGGTAGCTAGGCCGTTGAGTGATTATACAGGAAAATATTTGCGGTATAAATATACAGAAAATGGTATATCACCTCGTCTTATTCCAGGAAAATCAGATCAGGTTGTTATTGTAGATAGTGATGAACATGATGAATCAGGACATATAACAGAAGCAGCTGATGTAAGAACAAAAATGGTCAATAAAAGGATGAGAAAACTAACCGGTTTATGTGAAGAATTGCAGGAACCAGACTTTATCGGGGATGAGGGTTTTGATACGCTTTTAATTGGCTGGGGTTCGGTGTGGGGAGCATTAAAGGAAGCTGTAAATACGTTGAGTAAAAAAAATAAGAAGAAATATGCGGCGTTGGTTTTTGGTGATATTTTTCCTCTTCCGCAAAAATTATTAAAAGAAAAAGCAGCTAAAGCTAAATTTATTATAAATGTAGAACAAAATGCTACAGGTCAGCTGGGAAAACTTATCCGGGAAGAAACACAGATAAGATTTTCCGACAGTATTTTAAAATATGATGGAAGACAAATATCAGGTGAAGAAATTGTACAGCGGGTTATGGGAGGTAGATAA
- a CDS encoding argininosuccinate synthase, producing the protein MNKVKKVVLAYSGGLDTSVIIPWLKENYDGCEVIAVCADIGQGDELNIVHDKALKSGASKVFIEHLTEDFLENYVWPTLKAGAVYEGKYLLGTSFARPLIAKRLVEIAKQENADAIAHGATGKGNDQVRFELTVKALAPNIKIIAPWREWTIKSREEAIVYANKHNIPVATGNKTYSMDRNIWHLSHEGSDLEDPWNAPKNSMYLISKAPEDAPDKPEYVTVDFVKGIPTAVNGEKLTAVALLKKLNDIGAANGIGITDIVENRLVGMKSRGVYENPGGAILYYAHRELEYLCLDRQTFHYKESVAIRYGELVYDGMWFSQLREALAAFVDSTQASVTGTVKLKLYKGNIISAGTKSPYSLYSHDFVTFEADDVYNQADASGFINLFGLPLKVRAMMQEKAGKQ; encoded by the coding sequence ATGAATAAAGTAAAAAAAGTTGTGCTTGCCTATTCAGGCGGTCTTGATACTTCCGTAATTATCCCTTGGTTAAAGGAAAATTACGATGGATGTGAGGTTATTGCGGTCTGTGCCGACATTGGCCAAGGCGATGAGCTGAATATTGTTCACGACAAAGCATTAAAATCTGGTGCGTCTAAAGTATTTATCGAACACCTTACCGAAGATTTTCTAGAAAATTATGTATGGCCTACATTAAAAGCTGGTGCAGTATATGAGGGCAAATATCTTTTAGGAACATCTTTCGCCCGTCCTTTGATAGCCAAGCGTCTTGTAGAAATAGCCAAACAAGAAAATGCTGATGCTATTGCCCACGGAGCCACTGGTAAAGGTAATGATCAGGTTCGTTTTGAACTCACCGTAAAAGCACTTGCCCCTAATATAAAAATAATTGCGCCCTGGCGCGAATGGACTATAAAATCACGCGAGGAAGCAATAGTTTATGCTAATAAGCACAACATTCCTGTTGCCACCGGCAACAAAACCTACAGTATGGATAGGAATATCTGGCATTTAAGCCATGAGGGTTCTGATCTTGAAGATCCATGGAATGCTCCTAAAAACAGCATGTACCTTATCTCTAAAGCACCCGAAGATGCTCCTGACAAACCAGAATATGTTACCGTAGATTTTGTTAAAGGAATTCCCACCGCTGTTAACGGAGAAAAACTTACTGCCGTGGCACTATTAAAAAAACTTAATGATATTGGAGCTGCTAATGGCATTGGCATCACCGATATAGTTGAAAACCGCTTAGTTGGTATGAAATCACGGGGTGTTTATGAAAATCCTGGTGGAGCCATTCTTTATTATGCCCACAGAGAACTCGAATATCTTTGTCTCGACCGTCAAACTTTTCACTACAAAGAGTCAGTCGCTATCCGTTATGGAGAACTAGTATACGATGGAATGTGGTTCAGCCAGCTGCGTGAAGCACTTGCAGCTTTTGTAGACAGCACTCAAGCATCAGTTACTGGTACCGTAAAACTTAAACTCTACAAGGGAAATATTATATCAGCAGGTACTAAATCTCCGTATTCCCTATACAGTCACGATTTTGTCACCTTTGAAGCAGACGATGTATACAATCAAGCTGATGCCAGCGGATTTATCAATCTATTCGGTCTTCCCTTAAAAGTTCGTGCTATGATGCAGGAAAAAGCAGGTAAACAATAA
- the argC gene encoding N-acetyl-gamma-glutamyl-phosphate reductase, with amino-acid sequence MNVSIVGATGYAGVELLRIFYNHPNINVIHLTSESNTGKKISDIFPHLRGIYEHKLLNLKNIDRIANDSDFLFICLPHGHAMEIGRHLENKSIRVIDLGADYRFTDTTVYEKWYKVKHTYQPESRVYGLSEIHRAQIKTAKFIGNAGCYTTASILALAPLVKEHLIDTESIIIDAKSGISGSGRSARQSNHFPEVYDNFQAYSVASHRHTPEIEQELSLLNNKIPVTLTFTPHLVPMSRGILSTCYAKLLPHVSDENINNAFKKMYDREFFIRLLGTTAYPTTKNVRGSNFCELGWCIDRRTGIIIILSAIDNLVKGAAGQAVQNFNIACGFDEKTGLLFSPVYP; translated from the coding sequence ATGAATGTTAGCATAGTTGGTGCCACTGGTTATGCCGGAGTTGAATTACTACGAATATTTTATAACCATCCTAATATAAATGTTATTCATTTAACTTCTGAGAGCAATACGGGGAAAAAAATTTCTGATATATTTCCTCACTTACGTGGTATTTATGAACATAAACTTTTAAACTTAAAAAACATAGATAGAATTGCTAATGATAGTGATTTTCTGTTCATTTGTCTTCCACATGGTCATGCTATGGAAATAGGCAGACACTTAGAAAATAAATCTATAAGAGTCATAGATCTCGGTGCCGATTATCGTTTTACAGATACAACAGTCTATGAAAAATGGTACAAAGTAAAACATACCTACCAACCTGAATCGCGAGTTTATGGATTGTCAGAAATCCATCGAGCGCAAATAAAAACAGCCAAGTTTATCGGTAATGCCGGCTGTTATACCACAGCCAGTATTTTAGCACTGGCTCCTCTGGTAAAAGAACATCTTATTGATACCGAATCCATCATCATTGACGCTAAATCAGGCATATCAGGTTCTGGCAGATCGGCCAGACAATCGAATCATTTTCCTGAAGTTTATGATAATTTTCAAGCATACAGCGTCGCTTCACATCGTCATACTCCTGAAATTGAACAAGAACTATCTCTTTTAAATAATAAAATTCCAGTCACCCTGACTTTTACACCGCATCTGGTCCCTATGTCACGCGGTATTTTAAGCACCTGCTATGCTAAACTTCTACCCCATGTATCTGATGAAAATATTAATAATGCTTTTAAAAAAATGTATGACAGGGAATTTTTTATCCGTCTGCTTGGTACCACAGCCTATCCGACAACTAAAAATGTACGCGGTTCAAATTTCTGTGAACTAGGTTGGTGTATAGATCGACGAACTGGGATAATAATAATTCTATCGGCCATTGACAATCTGGTCAAAGGTGCTGCTGGACAGGCTGTGCAAAACTTTAATATAGCTTGCGGCTTTGACGAAAAAACAGGATTATTATTTTCTCCTGTATATCCCTAA
- a CDS encoding 2-oxoacid:ferredoxin oxidoreductase subunit beta gives MTDSFCTYETAWCPGCGNFAIIDCLKTALEELGKSPSEVLVAAGIGQAAKTPQYINTNAFCGLHGRSLPAAVAAKIANEKLTVVVNTGDGDSYGEGGNHFIHNIRRNVDISHFVHDNQIYGLTKGQASPTSMQGLITGVQVDGNINEPLNPVLVAIASGAGFVARSFSGRKKHLIEMMKQAINYKGYALVDILQPCVSFNKVNTFGWYNKRVYELSNEYDTADKIAAMNMAMQFGDKIPLGVIYKQEKPVYHRKNKVLSDGIPLVDKKTNPQVVRKLLKAYI, from the coding sequence ATGACAGATTCATTTTGTACGTATGAAACAGCCTGGTGCCCTGGATGTGGTAATTTTGCTATAATTGATTGCCTTAAAACAGCATTGGAGGAGCTGGGCAAAAGTCCGTCTGAAGTTTTGGTAGCAGCTGGAATAGGACAGGCAGCAAAAACACCGCAATATATAAATACAAATGCTTTCTGTGGATTACATGGGCGGTCATTGCCAGCTGCTGTTGCAGCTAAAATAGCAAATGAAAAATTGACAGTGGTTGTGAACACCGGCGACGGAGATTCCTATGGTGAAGGTGGAAATCATTTTATTCATAATATCAGGAGAAATGTTGATATAAGCCATTTTGTCCATGATAACCAAATCTATGGACTTACTAAAGGGCAAGCTTCTCCTACGTCTATGCAGGGATTGATAACAGGTGTTCAAGTGGATGGAAATATAAACGAACCTTTGAATCCGGTGCTTGTGGCAATAGCTTCAGGAGCCGGGTTTGTAGCTCGGTCATTTTCTGGACGGAAAAAACATCTTATTGAAATGATGAAGCAGGCGATAAATTATAAGGGCTATGCATTAGTGGATATCTTACAGCCATGCGTAAGCTTTAATAAGGTTAATACATTCGGCTGGTACAACAAGAGAGTGTATGAGCTTAGTAACGAATATGATACAGCTGATAAAATAGCTGCTATGAATATGGCAATGCAGTTTGGTGATAAAATTCCGCTTGGGGTAATTTATAAGCAGGAAAAACCGGTATATCATAGAAAAAATAAAGTTTTGTCTGATGGGATTCCCTTAGTTGATAAAAAGACTAATCCACAGGTAGTTAGAAAACTTCTAAAGGCCTATATTTAA